One Pirellulales bacterium DNA segment encodes these proteins:
- a CDS encoding creatininase family protein, with product MPRVWKLAETNYAYVKEHAFEVAVLPLGATEPHNLHLPYGTDVFEADAIGEQICAAAHDRGAEVILLPTIPYGTETNQMAFPLAMNVNPSTLLAVIRDLVDSLARHGIHKIVLLNSHGGNDLKPVLRELFGKTPAQLFLCNWYTALADLQREIFSAPDDHAGEVETSLALACFPHLVARNPDGSLAADDGATRPTRFEAVNRGWVSITRPWHLLTTNSGAGNPHAATAEKGRLLMKHAVDRLATFLVELSAAELDERFPF from the coding sequence ATGCCTCGCGTCTGGAAGCTCGCCGAAACCAACTACGCTTACGTGAAGGAGCATGCGTTCGAGGTGGCGGTGCTTCCGCTGGGAGCGACCGAGCCGCACAATCTGCACCTGCCCTACGGCACCGATGTGTTCGAGGCCGACGCGATCGGCGAGCAGATTTGCGCCGCGGCACACGATCGCGGGGCGGAGGTCATCCTGCTGCCGACGATCCCCTACGGCACCGAGACCAATCAAATGGCGTTTCCGCTGGCAATGAACGTCAATCCATCGACGCTCTTGGCGGTGATTCGCGATCTGGTCGATTCGCTCGCGCGCCACGGCATTCACAAGATCGTGCTGCTCAATAGCCACGGGGGGAACGATCTCAAGCCGGTGCTCCGCGAATTGTTCGGCAAGACACCCGCCCAGTTATTCCTCTGCAATTGGTACACCGCGCTGGCCGACCTGCAGCGGGAGATTTTTTCCGCGCCGGACGATCATGCGGGCGAGGTCGAAACGTCGCTGGCGCTTGCCTGTTTTCCGCATCTCGTGGCCCGCAATCCGGATGGCTCGCTCGCGGCCGACGACGGCGCGACCCGGCCGACGCGATTCGAGGCCGTGAACCGCGGTTGGGTCTCGATCACGCGCCCTTGGCATCTTCTGACGACCAATAGCGGGGCGGGAAACCCTCATGCCGCGACGGCCGAGAAGGGCCGCCTGCTGATGAAGCACGCCGTCGATCGCCTGGCGACCTTCCTCGTTGAACTCTCGGCCGCCGAATTGGACGAGCGATTTCCGTTTTAA
- a CDS encoding biotin/lipoyl-binding protein, producing the protein MSYEPSPHEFASEPVAGREIEDLVDDLARLAGSDLTGRQFHQLVLERAVEGLAAVGGAIWIRSADGQIHLECQFRLDAIPLAENWADAQRHTQLLAAVLATGEGRVIAPRATLAGEPQAINPTDYLLVLAPLDAEAGAAGLVEVFQRPNVTTLAQHGYLRFLAAIGELAAEHQRNAELRELRDRGTLWRQFERFTQQVHGSLELRAVAYTIANDGRDLIGCDRVSVALAIGSGCRLLAVSGIDKLDRRAEVVRSLEQLATAVNSAGEPFWQAEGHADSPPQLAVPLERVLDETHARGLAVLPLHRPREDRPDSPDSVSAQTDGAPIGALIIERFDGAGFDPAQRERIAAVCRQSGSALGNAQMYESVPLLPLWRTFGRVGWLAQAKQLPKTVLALALVAAAAIALMVIPADFDIAARGELQPKLRREVFARSDGIVDRIEVQQNQKVAAGDLLAILRKPQLDFEFSRLAGEIQTAQARLSAIQASRLATGRDSAANTTEKINQLSADEEEVKSLLASLVQQQKLLRAQRLDLELHSPIDGAVLTWNAKDLLAARPVARGQALLSVADTNGPWVLELQVSDNRIGHVLDAQQSEAEERKVRQGTTTDLPVSFILATGPGVTYNGKIARVALSTESDKTTGATVLVAVSFDRAEIPPEQLRPGATVMAKIHCGRRSLGYVWLHELWETIQSRLLF; encoded by the coding sequence ATGAGCTACGAGCCATCACCGCACGAATTCGCTTCCGAGCCGGTTGCCGGCCGAGAGATCGAGGACTTGGTCGATGATCTGGCCCGGCTGGCCGGATCGGACCTGACCGGACGGCAGTTTCATCAGTTGGTTCTCGAACGGGCGGTCGAGGGCTTGGCGGCCGTTGGCGGCGCGATTTGGATTCGCAGCGCCGACGGTCAAATCCATTTGGAGTGCCAGTTTCGCCTTGATGCGATTCCCCTGGCGGAGAATTGGGCGGATGCCCAACGCCACACGCAGTTGCTCGCCGCGGTGCTTGCGACCGGCGAGGGGCGCGTGATCGCGCCTCGTGCAACTCTCGCCGGCGAGCCGCAGGCGATCAATCCGACCGACTATCTGCTGGTGCTCGCCCCGCTTGATGCGGAAGCCGGCGCCGCCGGGCTGGTCGAGGTGTTTCAGCGGCCCAACGTCACCACACTTGCCCAACATGGCTATCTCCGCTTCCTCGCTGCGATCGGCGAATTGGCGGCCGAACATCAGCGGAATGCTGAACTCCGCGAGCTGCGCGATCGGGGAACTCTCTGGCGGCAATTCGAACGATTCACACAACAGGTTCACGGCAGCTTGGAACTGCGGGCCGTTGCCTACACGATCGCCAATGACGGCCGCGATCTAATCGGCTGTGATCGCGTGAGCGTCGCGCTCGCGATCGGATCGGGCTGCCGGCTGCTGGCCGTCAGCGGGATCGACAAGCTCGACCGGCGGGCGGAGGTCGTGCGGTCGCTCGAGCAACTTGCGACAGCGGTGAACTCGGCGGGCGAGCCGTTTTGGCAAGCCGAGGGCCACGCGGACTCCCCGCCGCAGCTCGCGGTCCCACTCGAGCGGGTGCTGGATGAGACTCACGCCCGCGGCTTGGCGGTTCTGCCGTTGCACCGGCCGCGAGAGGACCGCCCCGATTCGCCCGACTCGGTTTCCGCTCAGACCGATGGAGCGCCGATCGGCGCCCTCATCATCGAGCGATTCGACGGAGCGGGCTTCGATCCCGCGCAGCGCGAACGAATCGCGGCCGTGTGCCGGCAGAGCGGTTCGGCGCTGGGGAACGCCCAGATGTACGAAAGCGTTCCATTGCTGCCTCTGTGGCGCACTTTCGGCCGCGTCGGCTGGTTGGCGCAGGCCAAGCAGTTGCCCAAAACGGTGTTGGCCTTGGCGCTCGTCGCGGCGGCCGCGATCGCGCTCATGGTCATTCCGGCGGATTTCGATATCGCAGCCCGCGGCGAACTCCAGCCGAAGCTGCGCCGCGAAGTGTTTGCGCGGTCCGACGGGATCGTCGATCGAATCGAGGTTCAGCAGAATCAGAAGGTGGCGGCCGGCGATCTGTTGGCCATTCTTCGCAAACCGCAGCTCGATTTCGAATTCAGCCGCTTGGCGGGAGAGATCCAAACGGCCCAAGCCCGGCTCTCCGCGATCCAGGCCTCGCGGTTGGCGACAGGCCGCGACAGCGCGGCGAACACGACCGAAAAGATCAATCAGCTCTCGGCCGACGAGGAAGAGGTAAAATCGCTCCTGGCCAGTCTCGTGCAACAGCAGAAACTCCTGCGTGCCCAGCGTCTGGACCTTGAGCTGCATAGCCCGATCGACGGCGCCGTGCTCACCTGGAACGCGAAGGACCTGTTGGCGGCCCGGCCGGTCGCTCGCGGACAGGCGCTGCTGTCCGTCGCGGACACAAATGGCCCCTGGGTCCTGGAACTGCAAGTTTCCGACAATCGGATCGGGCACGTGCTGGACGCGCAGCAGAGCGAAGCCGAAGAGCGCAAGGTCCGACAAGGAACAACGACGGATCTGCCGGTGTCGTTCATCTTGGCAACGGGGCCGGGAGTGACGTACAACGGCAAGATCGCTCGAGTGGCGCTGTCGACGGAGAGCGACAAAACGACCGGGGCGACAGTGCTCGTCGCCGTGAGCTTCGATCGCGCCGAGATTCCGCCCGAGCAACTTCGACCGGGAGCGACGGTGATGGCCAAAATCCATTGCGGACGGCGTTCGCTCGGCTACGTCTGGCTACATGAACTTTGGGAAACGATCCAATCGCGCCTGCTGTTTTGA
- a CDS encoding ABC transporter ATP-binding protein: MAAITKSSEPAQPLIETRDLTVKFGRQTVLRGLSLAVPRGQTLAVIGESGCGKTVLLKSLIGLVKPSGGAVIFDGRDLAELKEHELTHERIRYGYLFQGAALFDSLTVAQNVAFPLRQHTDSDNDKIREIVHARLAEVGLPESVARKKPAELSGGMRKRVGLARALVLDPEVILYDEPTTGLDPIMSDVINELILRTRGKRPVTSVVVTHDMHTVQKVAERVVMLDSLARLKPDQPQMIFDGPAKQLEHSQDRRVRQFVRGEAGERLMELAEQAAAN; the protein is encoded by the coding sequence ATGGCTGCAATTACCAAATCCTCAGAGCCGGCCCAGCCGCTGATTGAAACGCGGGACTTGACGGTCAAGTTCGGGCGGCAGACGGTGTTGCGCGGGCTGAGCCTTGCGGTTCCGCGCGGGCAGACGCTGGCCGTGATCGGCGAGAGCGGGTGCGGCAAGACGGTGCTGCTCAAGAGCTTGATCGGTTTGGTAAAGCCGTCGGGCGGCGCCGTGATATTCGATGGCCGAGATTTGGCGGAATTGAAAGAACACGAGCTGACGCACGAGCGGATTCGCTATGGCTACCTGTTCCAAGGCGCGGCCCTGTTCGACAGCCTGACCGTTGCGCAGAACGTCGCCTTTCCCCTGCGCCAGCACACGGATTCCGATAACGACAAGATTCGTGAGATTGTCCACGCTCGGTTGGCGGAAGTCGGGCTCCCGGAAAGCGTCGCGAGAAAAAAACCGGCCGAACTTTCGGGCGGAATGCGGAAGCGGGTGGGACTGGCCAGAGCGCTCGTCCTCGATCCCGAGGTGATTCTGTACGACGAGCCGACAACCGGGCTGGACCCGATCATGAGCGACGTGATCAATGAATTGATTTTGCGCACGCGCGGCAAGCGCCCGGTCACGAGCGTCGTGGTGACGCACGACATGCATACGGTGCAAAAAGTCGCCGAACGGGTGGTCATGCTCGATTCATTGGCTCGGCTCAAGCCGGACCAACCCCAGATGATTTTCGACGGACCGGCGAAGCAATTGGAACACAGCCAGGATCGCCGCGTGCGGCAGTTTGTGCGCGGCGAAGCGGGAGAACGACTGATGGAGTTGGCAGAGCAGGCGGCGGCGAACTGA
- a CDS encoding MlaD family protein has translation MDERIMQFRVGVVVLAVALIAGFLTLLFGHLPASLLHRTYSIYIEFPQAPGVSVDTPLRKSGILIGRVTKVELIGEQQERVRVTVAVDQDYKILHSDTVRISASLLGDAELQVVPGADADKQDNFLAPTGQRDPRRGQFVPIADKADKQANAPVQPGETLHGTVANNPLQSMSNLEPEMSRAARALTTASDQVNKLATDIDKLLGTNNEQFDRLLNKTERSLDMLQKTMGSLDSIIGDPEANAKLRQSIAEMPTTLKQAQDALTSISRTSARAERNLENMEGFTKPLGERGETIINNADQSVRRLDELLGQMQQFSRQLNSREGSLGQLMYNPQLYQNLNEASTNINELSRQLKPILNDARAFSDKIARHPELLGVHGALQQSTGIK, from the coding sequence ATGGACGAACGGATCATGCAATTTCGCGTCGGGGTGGTGGTGCTGGCGGTCGCGCTGATCGCCGGCTTCCTGACGCTCTTGTTCGGCCATCTTCCGGCATCACTCCTGCACAGAACTTACAGCATCTATATCGAGTTTCCCCAAGCCCCCGGCGTTTCCGTCGACACACCGTTGCGCAAGAGCGGAATCTTGATCGGGCGGGTGACGAAGGTCGAGTTGATCGGCGAGCAGCAGGAGCGCGTGCGCGTGACCGTGGCCGTCGATCAGGATTACAAAATACTGCACAGCGACACCGTGCGAATCTCCGCCAGTCTGCTGGGCGACGCGGAACTGCAAGTCGTTCCCGGAGCGGATGCCGACAAACAAGACAACTTCCTCGCGCCGACGGGGCAGCGGGATCCGCGGCGGGGACAATTCGTACCCATCGCCGACAAAGCCGATAAGCAAGCGAACGCTCCAGTCCAACCCGGTGAAACGCTCCACGGGACCGTCGCCAACAATCCGCTCCAGTCGATGTCGAACCTCGAGCCGGAAATGAGCCGGGCCGCTCGAGCGCTCACCACCGCCAGCGATCAAGTGAACAAGCTGGCCACGGATATCGATAAGCTCTTGGGGACGAACAACGAGCAGTTCGATCGTTTGCTGAACAAAACGGAGCGCTCGCTCGACATGCTGCAAAAAACGATGGGGAGCCTCGATTCGATCATCGGCGATCCGGAAGCGAACGCCAAGCTGCGCCAAAGCATCGCCGAGATGCCCACGACACTCAAGCAGGCGCAAGACGCGTTGACATCGATTTCAAGGACATCGGCGCGAGCGGAACGGAACCTGGAGAATATGGAGGGCTTCACGAAACCGCTCGGCGAGCGCGGCGAAACGATCATCAACAACGCGGACCAAAGCGTCCGCCGCCTCGACGAACTGTTGGGCCAGATGCAGCAATTCAGCCGCCAGCTCAATAGCCGCGAAGGCTCGCTCGGCCAATTGATGTACAACCCGCAGCTCTATCAGAACCTGAACGAAGCCTCGACGAACATCAACGAGCTGTCGCGGCAACTCAAGCCGATTCTCAACGACGCGCGGGCCTTCTCCGACAAAATCGCCCGCCACCCAGAACTCCTCGGCGTTCACGGCGCTCTCCAGCAAAGCACGGGGATCAAATAG
- a CDS encoding rhodanese-like domain-containing protein: protein MPAPIETDCRTVHSDLAAGADFLLLDCREPDEFAIAKIEGAQLLPMSELAARVDELAPYRDRRIVVHCHHGGRSLRVANWLRGQGFDQAQSMAGGIDAWATEIDPTVPRY, encoded by the coding sequence ATGCCCGCTCCAATCGAAACCGACTGCCGCACGGTTCATTCAGATCTGGCCGCCGGCGCGGATTTTTTGCTTCTCGATTGTCGTGAGCCGGATGAATTTGCGATCGCGAAGATTGAGGGGGCGCAATTACTGCCGATGAGCGAGTTGGCGGCGCGGGTCGACGAATTGGCCCCGTACCGCGACCGTCGAATTGTGGTCCACTGCCATCATGGCGGCCGCAGTCTGCGCGTGGCCAATTGGCTGCGCGGCCAGGGCTTCGATCAGGCACAGAGCATGGCTGGCGGCATAGACGCCTGGGCCACCGAAATTGATCCGACCGTGCCGAGATATTAG
- a CDS encoding efflux RND transporter periplasmic adaptor subunit has product MKRTIAVFVLLVLFVRASGAEQNGGAIHVDSVVVTLIEQVEVSSREAGPLANVAVQEGQSVTEGTLLARLEDTEAVLARNKAQFEFEIAKKQADSDVKLRYAKKSLEVATTEEQRGLESVGKFSKSVSQSELDQLRLAKEKAALEYEQAQEDQEVAALTAKQKQNEVDTATFNIERRRVVAPISGVVVQIKRRRGEWVQPGDSIVRILRMDRLRAEAFLSSRETGGDLVGRPVSLVVDLPGAPRTEFHGKVAFVSPEVNPVNGQFRVWAEIENRDQLLRPGLQGSMTILPRDQ; this is encoded by the coding sequence ATGAAGCGCACGATCGCAGTCTTCGTTCTCTTAGTTCTCTTCGTCCGCGCCAGCGGCGCGGAGCAGAATGGCGGAGCGATTCATGTCGATTCCGTCGTGGTGACGCTGATCGAGCAGGTGGAGGTTTCCTCGCGCGAGGCTGGGCCGCTGGCGAACGTCGCCGTCCAGGAAGGGCAATCGGTCACGGAGGGAACTCTGCTGGCGCGGCTCGAGGACACCGAAGCGGTGTTGGCCCGGAACAAGGCCCAGTTCGAATTCGAGATCGCCAAGAAGCAGGCAGACAGCGACGTGAAGCTTCGCTATGCCAAGAAATCGCTCGAGGTCGCGACGACCGAGGAGCAGCGCGGACTCGAATCGGTCGGAAAATTCAGCAAGAGCGTCTCGCAATCGGAACTCGATCAGCTTCGTCTGGCAAAGGAGAAGGCGGCGCTCGAATACGAGCAGGCTCAGGAAGACCAGGAGGTCGCCGCCTTGACCGCCAAGCAAAAGCAGAACGAGGTCGATACCGCGACGTTCAACATCGAGCGCCGCCGCGTGGTCGCACCGATTTCGGGCGTGGTCGTGCAGATCAAGCGCCGCCGCGGAGAGTGGGTGCAGCCCGGCGATTCGATCGTGCGAATCCTGCGGATGGATCGGTTGCGGGCCGAGGCGTTTCTCAGCTCGCGTGAAACCGGCGGCGACTTGGTTGGTCGCCCCGTGTCGCTCGTGGTCGATCTGCCCGGCGCGCCGCGAACGGAGTTCCACGGCAAGGTGGCGTTCGTTAGTCCCGAAGTCAACCCGGTGAACGGCCAATTCCGCGTCTGGGCCGAAATCGAGAATCGCGACCAGCTCCTCCGCCCCGGCCTGCAAGGCTCGATGACCATCCTGCCCCGCGACCAGTAA
- a CDS encoding ABC transporter permease has translation MATLGDMALFFLRITGWIVRRLPRRETLLPAFYQTGVLSLPVVALTGTFIGMVLAVQSYSQFRQLHLETRLGSIINMSLVRELGPVLAATMLAGRVGSAMAAELGTMRVTEQIDALSSMGASPIHYLVVPRFLACLLLIPMLTIMADFMGVVGGFFYSVELLGIDSHYYWSNSQKFVGAYDLYEGLVKSLFFGAAIAVISCHRGFNCDPGAEGVGRAATNAFVYSFIAILVLDLFLAIILNAIYTMIWPQGVTLL, from the coding sequence ATGGCGACGCTCGGCGACATGGCCCTCTTCTTTCTGCGAATCACCGGCTGGATCGTACGGCGGCTGCCGCGTCGCGAAACGCTGCTGCCGGCCTTTTATCAAACGGGCGTGTTGAGCCTGCCCGTCGTCGCGCTCACCGGCACTTTCATCGGCATGGTGCTGGCGGTGCAGAGCTATTCGCAGTTTCGCCAATTGCACCTAGAGACCCGGCTCGGGTCGATCATCAACATGTCGCTCGTCCGCGAACTCGGTCCCGTGCTGGCGGCCACGATGCTGGCCGGCCGGGTAGGGAGCGCGATGGCGGCCGAGCTGGGCACCATGCGCGTCACGGAGCAGATCGACGCCCTGAGCAGCATGGGCGCCAGTCCGATCCATTATCTGGTCGTCCCGCGGTTTCTCGCCTGCCTGCTCTTGATCCCCATGCTCACGATCATGGCCGATTTCATGGGGGTCGTCGGCGGATTCTTTTATAGTGTCGAGCTGCTGGGGATCGACTCGCATTATTATTGGTCCAATTCGCAAAAATTCGTCGGCGCGTATGATCTCTATGAGGGGCTGGTGAAGAGCCTGTTCTTCGGCGCGGCGATCGCAGTGATCAGTTGCCATCGCGGCTTCAATTGCGATCCGGGGGCCGAAGGGGTCGGCCGGGCCGCCACGAATGCGTTTGTTTACTCATTTATCGCAATCCTTGTTCTGGATCTCTTTCTCGCCATCATTCTTAACGCGATTTATACGATGATCTGGCCGCAGGGAGTGACGCTATTGTGA